From a region of the Anoplopoma fimbria isolate UVic2021 breed Golden Eagle Sablefish chromosome 16, Afim_UVic_2022, whole genome shotgun sequence genome:
- the itga6a gene encoding integrin alpha-6, with the protein MMLLQRQGRPSALHLALFFYSHFMESTLVLAFNLDTDHVIRKDGEPGSLFGFSLAMHRQLNPDKRMLLIGAPRARALGKQTANITGGLYKCEITQSNDCERIEFDSEEDISVENKENQWMGVTVQSQGPGGKIVTCAHRYQRRLFVNTPREYRDITGRCYVLSQDLTIDSLSDEDGGNWNFCKGRARGHDMFGSCQQGLAATFTKDYHYVVFGAPGAYNWKGIVRVEQKNNTLIEMEVYDDGPYEVGDELEPVRANSYLGFSLDSGHSIIRSRGLTVVAGAPRANHSGAVVLLRKKSETSSRLLVNQTLRGPGLGSSFGYDVAVVDLNGDGWQDLVVGAPQFYMKDRDVGGAVYVYINQDRSWESITPVRLNGTKDSMFGLAVESIGDINQDSYEDIAIGAPHDDGGAGKVYIYHGSKEGIKTSPAQILSGKEHNMRLFGYSLAGNMDLDSNSYPDVAVGSLSDTALIYRARPVISIRRDVKISPREIDLTIKTCGNSICLTVDACFTWKANTASYNPRLTIGYSVEADGDRRKHGLPSRVMFLNKSHTETDYQLNGTLDLRGQNQKSCIKLTAKLKDNIKDKMRSIPINVSAEIVGTKRQKTKNGLAQLMPILDSSQPSKDVIEVNFVKEGCGGNHICRSNLKMEYKLFYKQSSLDVYSPLPVKNNIPVFHLNYERKDLALRVTVNNMNKDDAYEAKLVGTFPDILSYSGVRPHQTLEKPIICTANVNGSQAECELGNPFKRDSKATFYIILSTVGITLDTTEIDIDLQLQTTSVQENIAPVKVKAKVLIELPLSVSGEASPNQVSFGGVVKGESAMKTEEEIGSLITFSFRINNLWKSSVKASLHIQWPKWNKDGKWLLYLVKITSTGSEDILCSPESEINSLKHIQEASASRTKREIGERKTVVKKSSLADKKKVLTCDSGIKCVVLKCPLQGLDGTSLELRSRLWNSTFIEDYASISNVYIVVKASLVLHTQAKNMILNTPHTDVTVAVSPEGAVAQLSGVPWWIILVAVLAGILILALLVFLLWKCGFFKRASKDEYDAAYLKAEIHVQPSDKDKLSAEA; encoded by the exons atgatgctgctgcagcgGCAGGGGAGACCCTCTGCGCTTCATCTtgcacttttcttttattctcattttatgGAGTCAACTTTGGTGCTGGCCTTCAACCTTGACACCGATCATGTCATCAGGAAAGACGGAGAGCCGGGCAGCCTGTTTGGGTTTTCCCTCGCCATGCACCGGCAGCTCAACCCGGATAAAAGAAT gctATTGATTGGAGCACCCAGAGCCAGAGCTTTGGGAAAACAGACAGCCAACATCACAGGAGGCCTTTACAAATGTGAAATCACTCAGTCCAACGATTGTGAGCGGATTGAATTTGATAGTGAAG AGGACATAAGTGTAGAGAACAAGGAGAATCAGTGGATGGGGGTGACGGTTCAGAGCCAGGGGCCTGGGGGAAAGATTGTG ACTTGTGCTCATCGCTATCAGAGGCGCTTGTTTGTGAACACGCCTCGGGAGTACCGGGACATCACCGGGCGCTGTTATGTCCTGAGTCAGGACCTGACCATCGACTCGTTATCCGATGAGGACGGAGGTAACTGGAACTTCTGTAAGGGCAGAGCGAGAGGCCATGACATGTTTGGATCCTGCCAGCAGGGTTTGGCTGCCACCTTCACCAAGGACTACCACTACGTGGTGTTTGGAGCACCGGGAGCTTACAACTGGAAAG GCATAGTTCGAGTGGAGCAAAAGAACAACACTTTGATAGAGATGGAAGTGTACGATGACGGCCCGTATGAAGTTGGAGATGAGCTTGAGCCTGTACGAGCCAACAGCTACCTCG GATTCTCCCTCGATTCGGGACACAGCATCATCAGGAGTCGTGGCCTGACGGTGGTGGCTGGAGCACCCAGAGCCAATCATAGTGGAGCTGTGGTCCTGTTGAGGAAAAAGAGCGAGACCTCCTCCAGACTTTTGGTGAATCAAACTCTGCGCGGGCCAGGACTCGGGTCCTCGTTTGGCTACGACGTGGCCGTGGTTGACCTGAATGGTGACGG ATGGCAAGACTTAGTTGTGGGAGCCCCTCAGTTCTACATGAAGGACAGAGACGTTGGAGGAGCTGTTTACGTTTACATCAACCAGGACAGAAGTTGGGAAAGTATCACTCCTGTTCGTCTAAATGGGACCAAAGACTCCATGTTTGGACTGGCAGTCGAAAGCATCGGAGATATCAATCAAGACTCATATGAAG ACATTGCCATTGGAGCTCCTCATGATGACGGCGGTGCAGGAAAAGTCTACATATATCACGGCTCTAAAGAAGGAATCAAAACCAGCCCTGCACAG ATCCTTTCAGGAAAAGAGCACAACATGCGCCTCTTTGGATATTCTCTGGCAGGGAACATGGACTTGGACAGTAACTCTTATCCAGACGTGGCTGTGGGTTCTCTGTCGGACACAGCCCTAATTTACAG GGCACGGCCAGTCATTAGCATCAGGAGAGATGTCAAAATATCTCCACGGGAAATTGACCTTACAATCAAAACCTGTGGTAACAGCATTTG CCTCACAGTGGACGCGTGCTTCACCTGGAAAGCAAACACTGCATCTTACAACCCCAGACTAA CTATCGGCTACTCCGTTGAGGCGGACGGAGATCGCAGGAAACACGGGCTGCCCTCCAGAGTGATGTTCCTGAACAAATCCCATACCGAAACAGACTACCAGCTCAATGGCACCTTGGACCTCCGCGGCCAAAACCAGAAGTCATGCATCAAGTTAACAGCCAAACTAAAA GACAACATTAAGGACAAGATGCGCTCAATCCCCATCAATGTGTCTGCAGAAATTGTGGGTACTAAACGACAGAAGACGAAGAACGGCCTCGCTCAACTCATGCCCATATTAGACTCCTCTCAACCGAGCAAAGACGTCATTGAG gTCAACTTTGTGAAAGAGGGATGTGGAGGTAATCATATTTGCCGGAGCAACCTGAAAATGGAGTACAAACTATTCTACAAACAAAGCAGCCTCGATGTGTACTCCCCACTGCCCGT caaaaacaacatcccTGTGTTTCATCTGAACTACGAGAGGAAGGACTTGGCTCTGCGTGTGACGGTCAACAACATGAATAAAGACGATGCATACGAGGCAAAGCTGGTGGGGACGTTCCCAGATATACTGTCTTATTCTGGAGTGCGCCCACATCAGACG CTGGAAAAGCCAATCATCTGCACAGCCAATGTGAACGGCTCTCAAGCGGAGTGTGAGCTGGGGAATCCTTTTAAGAGAGACTCAAAG GCTACATTTTACATCATCCTGAGCACTGTGGGTATCACTTTGGACACCACGGAGATTGACATCGACCTGCAGCTCCAAAC taCAAGTGTGCAAGAAAATATTGCCCCTGTTAAAGTGAAGGCCAAAGTGTTGATTGAATTGCCGTTGTCGGTCAGTGG GGAAGCCAGCCCCAATCAGGTTTCTTTTGGAGGCGTTGTGAAAGGTGAAAGTGCCatgaagacagaagaagagattGGAAGTTTGATTACTTTTTCATTCAGA ATAAACAACTTGTGGAAGTCTTCTGTCAAAGCCTCACTTCATATTCAGTGGCCCAAATGGAACAAAGATGGTAAATGGCTTCTGTATCTGGTAAAGATCACTTCTACAGGATCGGAGGACATCCTTTGCTCTCCTGAGTCTGAAATCAACTCTCTCAAACACATCCAG GAAGCCTCTGCGTCCAGGACAAAACGTGAAattggagaaagaaaaactgttGTTAAAAAGTCGTCCCTGGCTGACAAGAAAAAAGTTTTG ACGTGTGACAGTGGGATCAAATGTGTGGTGCTCAAGTGCCCCCTTCAGGGCCTGGACGGTACTTCGCTTGAGCTGAGATCTCGTCTCTGGAACTCGACCTTTATTGAG gaTTACGCCTCCATCTCGAACGTCTACATTGTTGTGAAGGCCTCACTCGTCCTCCATACTCAGGCTAAAAACATGATCCTGAATACTCCTCACACTGAT GTGACAGTGGCGGTGTCCCCTGAAGGTGCAGTAGCACAGCTCAGCGGAGTTCCCTGGTGGATCATACTGGTGGCTGTTCTTGCGGGCATCTTGATTTTGGCTTTGTTGGTGTTTCTGCTCTGGAAG